Part of the Sulfobacillus acidophilus DSM 10332 genome, TGTACTGGAACGCCTCCACCCGGTTTACCGACGGGTTTCAATTCGGATTCGGCGCGGAAGTCGGCATCAGCACCCAAAAGATGCACGCGCGGGGTCCCATGGGGCTTGAAGCCCTCACCACAACCAAAACCCTCGCGTACGGCATGGGGCAAACTCGGGATCTGCATTAAATCCCGGTTTTTCCGCTGTGGCTCCTTGTGAGCTGCAGCTTTTTTGTTTGCCCAAAATAAAGAGAAAAAGTGGATTGACAAAAATAGAGCGATAAGTCACATTATAACTGACCGGATAGTGGATGGAGATGACCACATCGTGGACAGTCATGAACACATATCGGTGATCGATAAAATGGCAGAACTTCTTGATGTCATTTGTCGGGATGGGTCCGGTAATCCTTCGGACTTAAGCCGACGGTTGGGGATCCCGCGAACCACCGTGCATCGAATTCTCCAAACGTTGGTTGACTTGAAGATATTGACCTCCACGTATGAGCCGGGGCCCCGATTACTGCAATGGGCTGCTCCGGCCTATGGGCAACAGGGATTGGAGATTATCGCCCAGGAGTCTCTTCAGCGTCTGGTTGGCCAATTTCATGATACGGCCAGCGTTTATATACGAACCGGGGTAGCCCGCGTGTGTATTGGGCGTCTCGAAGGGACCGAAGCGATTCATCATCGGGTTCACGTGGGGGCTGTGTTGCCGCTTCACATCGGATCGGCCGGTCGCGTGTTGTTAGCCTGGTTGGATGATGAAACGCGGAACCGTCTGATTCAACAATCGATTGCCTGGTCACAGGTCTCCTTGCCTCGGGTTTCTCCCGATTGGCGGCAAATTCGTCGGGAGGGATGGGCCTTTACGCAGGGCGAACGCGATCCGGTATTGGCATCGGTCAGTGTGCCCATATTTGACGGGGCCGATCATGTGGCTGCTGCCTTAAGTATCTCCGGACCGTCCGGTCGATTTGATCGTCCGCGAGTGTTGGCCATGGTTCAAGAACTCCAAAAAGAAGCTCAGGCTATTCGCGTTCGGTGGCAATCGATAGATCCTGGCAATCTGGACCAAGAGAAAGAGTGATCGGGTCATGCATTCGAGCAGTCTCAGTGGCGTTCGCGTTCTGGAACTGGGTCAAATGGTGGCGGCACCCTCGGCTTCGAGAATATTGGCCGACTTTGGGGCCGACGTGATTAAAGTGGAACCGTTATCCGGGGATCCGCTCCGTCATTGGGGGCAGTTGGCTCCCTCGGGAGATTCCTGGTGGTGGGCGATGCAAGCCAGGAATAAGCGACTTGTCGCCGTGAATTTGCATACCGCCGAAGGTCAACAAATTGTGCGGGATTTGGTGCCGCATGTGGATGTGGTGATAGCCAACCTACGCCCTGGACGGTTAGAGCAGTGGCGGCTCGGGTATGAGGCCCTCTCCGAAATTCACCCGGGATTGATCTATGTCAGTATTTCCGGGTTTGGCGCCACCGGACCCTATCGTGAACGGGCGGGCTTCGGCAACATTGCAGAAGCGATGGGAGGTATCCGCTATATTACCGGGTATCCGGATCGGCCACCGGTTAGGACGGGCGTTTCTCTCGGGGATGAGCTGGCGGCCCTTTATGCGGTCATCGGCACGTTAATGGCATTATATCGTCGCCAGAACGACCCCCAGGGACGAGGCGATTTTGTTGATGTCGCCCTCACCGAATCGGTCATGGCCATTACCGAGGCGTTAATTCCGGAATATGTCAATGCCGGTATTATTCAAGAACGGACGGGCAATCAATTGTTAAGGGCGGCGCCGTCCAATACCTACCCTACCAGGGACCGAAAATGGATCGCGATTGGTGCCAATAGCCAGGGAACTTTTACGGCATTGGCCGGCTTGATGGGGCGTGCCGACCTGGTGGACGATCCGCGTTTTCTGACCAATACCGACCGCGTTCGCCATGCCGACATTCTGGATGACCTGATTGCCACCTGGACTATCCAACATGATCTGGCCGATTTGCTCACTCGTTTGGAAGAATCTGGTGTGCCCGCCGGTCCCGTCATGAATGCCAAAGACATTGTCGAGGATCCGCAAGTGAAGGCCCGCGGGTTTATTCAATTTGTTCCCGGTCCGGGTGGACAGTCGGTGGGAATGGGAGGCATCGTTCCCCGAATGCAACAGGGAGAGGGAGCCATCCGTTGGGCCGGAGGAGCCGTTGGGGCCCATACCACCGAAGTGCTGACGGAATTATTGGGGGTCGATTCTGCCCAGATCGAGCGGTGGCGTCAAAACGGGATTGTGACATAACCGGAGGGGGCCATGGGCGTCTGGCGATTTTACGGCGGGCGATCGTTTACCCATGATGGGCGATTCGTCGAGAATCCGGAGTGGATTTTATCCGTCCTGTCGGACTGTGACAGGGTGGTGCATCTGAGGCCGCAGGACATCATTTTACCGGGCTTTGCCGATTTTCATGTACATCTGGCTTCGCCCGCCAACTCTCTTGGAGTTTTACCCCGGCAGTTGCTGGCCACCGGGGTTCTGGTGGCCGGAGATGCCGGGACCGAGGGATGGCGTACGGTAAGCCGGGCGGCAACGTCGGAGGGTCTTCGGATTAAGCGATGGCTGTCTCTATTGCCGGACGGGTTATCGCGCTATCCGATGGTGACCCGCTTTTCGGGGCTGACCGACGACGACTGGATTCATTGGCAATCGCTGATGAAAGAGCGGCGTACCGAGATTCTTGGCGTGAAGATCCGATTGGGACAAATCGATGAGGCGGATGATGTTCAACTCCTCACGCAGGGACTCGATTTAGCCCGAACGCTGAATTTGCCGCTCATGGTTCATGTCACCGGAGCATGGATAAACCCGGTCACCGTACTGAATGCCTTAAGACCAGGCGATGTGGTAACCCATGTCTATCATGGGCGACGGGGGACGTTGGCGGACGGCCCGAACGTAATGGAGGCGCTGACCGCGGCGATCCATAAAGGGGTTTGGCTTGACCTGGGGCACGGAGCCAATCACTTTTCATGGCGATCCTTTCGGCGTCTGACGGCTCACCAGGTGCTGCCGGACACTATTAGCACGGATATGACGCAGCGCACGTGGGGGAAGGCTCCGGTCTATGACATGGCCCACCTTTGTTCTAAATTATGGGCTGGAGGGCTATCTTGGACGGCCATTTATCGTGCGGTGCTCACCTCACCGTTAAAATATCTCGGGCTTAGCCTGCCGGCCGATTCGGCGGTTGTCCTACGCTATCGTTCCGAGCCTGTTGAATATCCGGATACGGAAGGGGAGGTCGTGGTCGCCACCGGGGGTTGGCGTCCCCAATACATTATCGCCCACGGTCATGTGGTGATGGCAAGGGAGGGCCTTTAAATGGCGACTGTGCGAATTATTGATGTCACACCCCGTGACGGACTCCAAGATGCGCCCGGTTATGTTCCGGTGCCCGATAAGGTGCAGTTGATCCAGGGACTGTTAGGGGCCGGGGTGCCGGCGATCGAAGTCACGGCGTTTGTCAGTCCTCGCTGGAGTCCGCTCATCGCCGACGGGGAAGAGGTGTTAGGCCAACTGCGTGACCACCAGGGCGAGTGGATTGCCTTGGTGCCCAATCTGAAGGGCGTGCAACGGGCGATCCGGGCCGGCGTCGACGCGGTGACATTGGTTGTGTCGGCGTCAGAAAGCCATAACCGGGCCAATTTAAATCGTTCGCGCGACGAGACGTTGAATCTGTTGCAGGACGCGGCCCGGTTAGCCCGCCAACAGGGATTACGGATTCGGGGAGCGGTGAGTACCGCCTTCGACTGTCCTTTTGAGGGACGCGTGGCATTGTCTGCGGTCCTTGAGGTGGTGGCGCGATATCTTGCCATGGGGGTTGATGAGATTATTCTGGCAGACACATTGGGGACCGCCACTCCCCGTCTGATTAAAGAACGCGTGCAAGCGATTAAGGCGGTAGCTCCCGAAAAAACGGTGGGTCTTCATTTGCACGATCGCCGGGGATGGGGACTGGCCAATGTGGCGGTGGCATATGAATACGGGGTGCAGGAGTTTGAAGCGGCTCTAGGCGGTTTGGGCGGCTGTCCTTATGCACCCGGGGCGGCCGGTAACTTGGATTTGGAACGCCTGGTGGAATTTTTCGAAGCCCAAGGGGTTTCGACCGGGATTGCCGGCGACCGTCTCGTGGAAGTACGACAGCGCGTGCTCACGGTCATTGCCCAGGGATTGCCGGCACCCGAGACAAGTAAAAAAATGGAGGGCTAATATGGCGACACAACCCAGTACGATAACGATTGCCGATCGCATGAATCGGTTACCCCCGGCCGGGTATTTTCGACGACTGGTGACCCGCGTTTCCACAGGGGGATTTTTTGAGTTCTACGAACTTTTTATGGCCGGCGCGGTGGGGGCGGCCTTAGTCCATGCGAAAGTGATGGCTTTAAGCGGCTTGGCGTATTTTGTAGGGGCCGGATTTTTGGGGATGTTTTTTGGCACCTCAATTTTCGGAAATATCAGTGATAAGATCGGGCGGCGTCAAGGATACGTCTATTCGCTATTGATCTATTCCTTCTTTACGGTCTTAATGGCCTTTTCACCCAATGCCACCTGGATTGATATCTTCCGCATGTTGGCAGGATTTGGCGTAGGGGCCCAACTGGTGATTATTGACACGTATATCAGTGAAATGACTCCGGCCAGCAGGCGAGGCTACTATATTGCCTTTAGCCAGTTTATTACCTATTGGGCGGTTCCGGTCGTGGCTTTTCTGGCCTATGCGTTGGTGCCGACCCACTTTCTGATGTCCGGTTGGCGCTGGGTTGTATTGATTGGGGCACTGGGCTCCGTGGTCGTGTGGTGGATTCGGTTAGGGCTACCGGAATCTCCGCGCTGGTATGAGAATCAGGGCAAAGTGGCCGAGGCCCATGCCGTGATGACGCATATCGAGAACGAGGTGGCCAAGGAAGTGGGCGTGTTGCCGCCGCCTCAACCCGGCGCGGAAGAAAAAGAGTCGAAAGGGCAATTTCGGGAGATCTGGAAAAAACCCTATCGTGCGCGAACGATCATGCTGTTGGTATTTAATCTGTTTCAAACCATCGGGTTTTATGGATTTGCGTCGTGGGTTCCCACATTGTTGGTCAGCGAAGGCATTACGTTAATTCACTCACTTCTCTATACCTTCGTGATTGCGCTGTTTAATCCGTTAGGTCCGATTATCGGCATGCTGATGTCCGACCGCTGGCAGCGTAAATGGCAGATTGTGACGGTGGCGTTGGCGATTGGGATAACGGGTCTGATTTTCTCGCAAATGCGATCGCCGGCCGGCATCATTTTCTTTGGCGTGATTATTATGCTCTTAAACAACTGGTTTAGTACGTTGTTTCATTCCTACCAAGCCGAGTTATATCCGACCCGTATTCGGGCGACCGGCGTCGGATTTACCTATAGTTGGAGTCGGTTAAGCTCGGCGTTGGTCGGATTTGCCATTGTCGCCCTCTTAAAGGCGTTCGGGGTGCTGGGCGTATTTGCCTTTATCTCGTTCGCCATGGCGATGGTGGCTTTTGTCATCGGGACCTTTGGACCTAAAACCAACCGGCGGAGTCTGGAAGACATCTCGGCCGCTTAGGGAGGACAAAAACGTTAAAACCCCCGAGGCATATCCTCGGGGGTTTTTGTCATTCGGTGGAAACCGACGGATCGGTTTGCGCCGCTTGCGGTACCAGTTTGATAAAGTGTGCGGGCGGATTGGCAATGAACTCGGTTAAGGCTTCGGCGCGGTCGGGTTGTCCGGAGCGGGCGAGGGCTTCTTGCGCCTTTCCAAGGAGCTCTTGCACCGCCAGAATATCGTCCGCGTTTAAGGAGGCCAGTTGCACTTTGGCCGAGCGGGCGAGCCGCGACCGATGCAATTCGGGGGTCAACCCTAATTCCGGGGCTACCCGCAGGTACACCGTGCCTCCTGTCATGCCGGAAGCCAGCCAGGGGCCGGGATCGCCGAGAACCAAACCACGGCCGCGCGTCATGTACTCAAAGCCGAAGCCCCGAATCACGGCACTTTGCCACATCCCCTGGGCTTGGGCGGGGGGCGTGATGCCATCACCGAGCAAAACGATACTGGCCCCGGCCAACCGGATACCCGCTCGCGCATCGGCGCCACCCTGAACAATGATGGTGCCGCCTTGGGCTCCATAGGCAAGCGATTTGCCGACATGGCCGCCATAGAACCGGCCGTCGGCGCCGCGGGCCTTTAACACCGCGATAAATCCGCCCGACGCGCTCTTCCCGACGCCGTCTTGTGCGCCTCCATGAGCGACCAAGTTGACGCCGTCACTCAAGAAGGCCCCAAATCCCTGACCGGCAACATGGGGGACCGGCCGGACGACAGGCGACGACCGATCGGCCAAGCGAATGCGTTGCCCGGAGAGTTCGGTGCCAATCGTGCGGGTTTTCTTGGGTTTGTTCCACCGCGGGTGGGCGGCGATGCTGACCGCACCCGCTTCGCCCACCGCATGGACGTTACGCTGCGCCAAGGCGTCCTCAACCGCCTGGTTGAGCGATTGGATAAACGGTTCGTAACCGACGGCTTCGGTAAATCGTTCCTGAACCAAAAGATGCGATTGACCAACCGCTTCCGTAATACTGCGAAGGCCTACCTGCCGTAAATTCGCCTTTAAGCCTTCGGCGATACCGGTAAAGAAGCGGACCAAATGGGCCACCGCCGGTTCAAAGTCTTGCAGTTGGAAGTGCTTGATCCCGCGTTCTTGCGCTTCCTCCAAGGTCTCGATTTGCGTGGTGATGCCGACATGGCAGGTATCTAATTGACAGCCGCGACAGACGGTACAACCCAGCGATACCATAGCCATCGTTGCAAAGCCCACTCGATTGGCCCCTAACAGGATCATCCGTAAAACATCGTCGGCACTACGCATGCCACCGTCAGCCCAGATTTCTACCCGATCGCGAAGACCGGCTAACGTCAAGGCCGCATGCGTCAAGGGGACGCCGACATCGGCGGGAAGACCCGCATGTCGCAGGGCGTGTAAGCGGGCGGCTCCGGTACCCCCTTCAAATCCCGAGAGGGTAATGACGTCGGCACCGGCTTTGACAATTCCCACCGCAATGGTCCCGATATTGGGCACGACGGGAACCTTGACGATGACCCGCGCATCCGGATTGGCTTCTTTGAGCTCGTCAATGAGTTGCTTCAAGTCTTCGATCGAGTACAGATCATGATTGTTGCTCGGGGAAATCAAATCAATCCCCGGTAAAGCATTACGGGCATTCGCAACTTTGGCCGAAACTTTCTTGCCGGGTAGGTGCCCCCCTTCACCCGGTTTGGCACCTTGCCCGATTTTGATTTCAATGTATTGCGCCCCGTTTAAAAGGTGGGCATTAATACCGAATCGGCCGGAAGCGACCTGGTGGCCACGCCACCGATAGTACTTGCCGATCATATCCGGGATTTCTCCGCCCTCGCCGTTCATGGAGAGCATGTTCAACGTCTTGGCGGATTCCGCATAGGCACGAAATGCGGTTTCGCCTTGGGAGCCAAAAGACATCGAGGAGATGACGAACGGCAAATCGTGTTCGCCGACCGCTAAAGAGACCGGGGTATGGGGAGACAGCGGTTTTGCCCGGAAGCCCAAGGTGTGGCGCAAAGCAATGGGGTGCTTGGCTTCGACGGCCCGAGCCTGTTCCAGATATTCGTCGGCCGACAATTCCCCGGATGCCAATTTAATGGCCGGTTTATAAATATGCGTGGTCGCCCGATTGACAAATTTGGGCTTGCCGGTGACGCCAATCAATTCCCCGCGGCGTTGCAACAATTGTTGCCGATGTTCCGCCCAATGATCTTCCGGGGCTTCGGCAAAGGATACCACGCCTAAGGCATTGGCCAGCGAAGCCGGCCAACCGATAGCGGAAAATACCCGACCATAGCCGCGTAATTCGTGAATCCCCATCGTCGAAAGGATTTTTTCGAGCCCTTGATTCATCACGGTCATGACCCCTTCCAGGGTCTCATGCGGCACTTGGGCCCAAATCGCGTAAGGGACTAATGCATCCGCACCGAGCCCGAGGGCGACGACGGCATCGTGGAGGTGGCGAATCTGCCCGCTGCGCACGATAATCCCCACCTGACGGCGCAATTGGGACTGTCGCAATCGGGCGTCGATTAACCCGACGGCCAAAACAGGATCGAGGCTGACCGATTCCTGGGCTTGATAGGCGTTCTGGTCATCCAACACCAAAAGGCGGACACCTTCTTGGACCCATGCCAACGCCTCATCGGCCAACCGGGACGCTACGGCTTGTTCGTTCTCTTGGAGGCCCACGGTCAAGGAAAGCGTCCGGCTTAGAGAGCCAAAATGTTCATGGATGACGGCTAGGTCCGAATCGGAGAGCCAAGGGTGATCGAGCCACAGCGGGCTCGCCCCGGTAATTGCCTGGCCGAAGTCCGGCTTCGGGCCTAACAGCACGCGCAAACGAAAATGTTCCGTTTCCCGTTCGCGGTCGAGAGCCGGGTTGGTGACGACGGCGACGGTTTCCTGGAGATAATCGGCTAAATTGGTAATGTCATGAGAGAACGGCGCCAGCGGCCCGTCATAGCCTAATGAGCCAATCGGTTCATGAGCCGTTTCGATCCATTGTTTCACCAGTTGCTGGTCGTCACGGTGCCAACCGTCCGCGACAAATTGCCAGTCGGGGACCGTCACCTCGTCGCGGCGGTGGTCCAAAGGCATGGCCATGGCTGTCGTCGCCTGGCTAAAACGTGCCGCGAGACGATTGAAGATGGCGTCGGTTTCAATAATTTCGGCGGCGCCGGTTTCGGTCCATTCGATGGCAATGACTTCACCGGGACCGATGATGCGGGGCTCCTTAACCCATTGGTCGTGAGGTACGACGCCCGGTTCAGACGATAGGACAAAGTGCTGGGCCGTCTCTAAAAGCCACAGGGGACGAAGACCCATGGCATCCACGGCGGCTGCCACACTGTTGCCGTGGCGATGAACGAAAGCGGCCGGCCCTTCGATCCAAGGCCCCCAAAACGACTGGATGGCTTCCCATTGACGTTTCATGTCGTCGGGCAGGGCGTCTAGGATCGCCGGAGACGGGCTGATGGCCAGGCGCATCGCTTCGGCGTGGGTGAGGCCGAAGCGCTCAATAAAAGCCGACAGCAAACGATCAGCATTTTGCGAGTCGCTGCCGGTAGGAATGGGAAGGATGCCCAAGGACTCCATTTCACGTTGCAAACGGTCGATGGTATTAATTTCGCCGTTATGAGCCAAACCTAAAAAGGGTTGCACACGGGCCAAATCGGTTAAGGTGTTAGTCGAGAAACGGTTGTGACCGATGACGGCACGTGGCAAAAATTCTGCTCCACCCCATTCGGTCTCGAATACGTGGTAAAGTGCCGCAGGGCTGGAGGTCATTTTTAAAACCGTATGCCGGTTGCTAAAGGACGCAATATGTCCCGGGAATGCTTGTTCCAGCGATTGTAACGCCTGAAACGCCTCGGTCAACACCCGAGTGTTCTCTCCCTGGTACCAGAGGACATGGTTCTCCAGGGCCTGCTCTCCGTCCGTAATTTCCACATGTCCCATGACATAGCGAAACCCGGCCGTCGTGAGAGCTTGCGCAATTTTGTCTCGCACCTGCCGATGGGATCCGACCGGCGCAACCAGTGTCAACAGCCAAAAGTTTGGATCGTGTGCCGAAAGCCCGAGGTTTCGGCTGTCGAACCGCGCTTGCCAGACGTCACGGGGAATGTCGGTTAAAAGTCCGGTTCCGTCGGTCCGTTCATCGACCCATCCGGCGCGATGGTCCATTAAATCGAGGGCAAGAAGTCCCGTAGCCCACAGAGGGACATCTCCCGAGGAGGTCGGTCGCTTGGATACGGCAGCGTAAATCGCACAAGCATCATGATCCTGACCGAGGTAGTGCACGAGGAATTGGTGGTTAAGGGTATCCATAGGCGACCTCCTTTGATGACGGATAAAAAGTCCAGAAAAAAGAATACTTATACAGTCTATAGTAACTCAATTCCCGCGTCGGAACAACTGTAGGCTTTCACCGTTTATGCCCGGGTTGGGTAAACTCTTTACGACAAACGACGGATCAAACTCCGAAGACTCGAACGCAACCTGACATAACCTAGAATAAGGGAAGTATATTGGTGTTAACTATACATTAAATGGAAGGGTGTTGCAATAGGTGATTTGATTCACAAATATTCTGGGATTAGTTTATGTCGCGCGACAAATGTATAGACGTTATGGCCTTAACCGGTCGGGGTCCGGCACACGTTTTTTTCTTAGGTGTTGCGGAAGTGCCCACTCGATCAGAAATGTCATGGCGGCGACTAAAAACACACCCCAAAATACGCGGTGAATGGCTCCCGCCAGCGCCAAGCGGATATAACGGGAAACGGCCTCGGGCATGGACGCCAACCGGCCTAAGGCTAAACCGGCGGCATTCAGGTTATGGGGTAGACGGCTCGCGACGGTGGCGGGCGGATGATGAAATGCGGCCGATAGACGGGCGTTTACCAAACCGCCGTACCCGGCGACTCCTATCGCGCTACCCAGTTGACGCATGAACATGTTGGATCCCGTGACCATGCCCCGGCGATTCCACGCGACGACACTTTGAATCGAAACCAACAGCGAGGTGGAACCCAGGCCGAGACCGCAACCCATGACGAAACTGGCAAGACCGGCCTGCCACGGAGAGCTTTCGGGCGAAAGCAGAACAAATCCCAGACTGCCCAAAATCGTGACGGCCGATCCGATGAGGGCGGTCGCCCGGAACCCGACGGTTAAATACAGCCGACCGGATAGGGAAGACGCCAGGGGCCAGCCGATCGACATCATGCCGAGGGCAAACCCGGCGACAAGCGGCGAGCGTTCTAACACGCCTTGCACGAATGTGGGAAGATACGAACTGAGTCCGATGGTCAAAATACCGATTCCGAGGCTGGCGGTATTGGCTGCCGATATCGCCCGTTGACGGAATACCCATAGCGGTAAAACCGGTTCCGGGGCCCGGCGTTCTTGCCCCACGAAGAGGGCTAAACCGACCAGACCGGCGGCTAATAAAAGAATGCTGGCCGGAGAGGTCCATTTCCAGTGCACCCCGCCTTCCAGTAAGGCGGTGATGAGGCAGCCGATAGCCGCCATGAGCAAAAACGCTCCTTCATAATCGAGACGGTGGGCCTGGCGGCTAACCGATTCATGCAAATAACCGCCGAGCATCAGGAGAGCCGCCAACCCAATCGGAAGATTGATATAAAAAACCCAGCGCCAGGAAGCATACTGGACAAAAAAGCCGCCGATGGCCGGGCCGATCACGGCCGAGAGTCCCCAAACGCTGGATAGGTATCCTTGCATTTTGGCACGTTCTTCGAGCGTAAATAAATCCCCCACGATGGTGGAAGTTATCGGAATAATGGCTGCGGCGCCAATGCCTTGAAATCCGCGAAAGACAATGAGCGCCAGCATATTCCAAGCAAGACCGGAAAACACGGAACCGGCAATGAATATTCCGGTGCCGGCCATTAACACAGGTTTTCGTCCGAAGAGGTCGGCGAGTTTTCCGTAGATAGGCACCATGGCGGCTTGGGTGAGCAGATAAATGGAAAAAACCCAGGGAAAAAGCGAAAACCCCCCCAGATCTCGCACAATGGTGGGGATAGCGGTCGCCACGATGGTTGAGTCCATCGCCGCCAACGCCATGGCCAACATGCAAGCCAACAAAACGGCCATGCGCGAGGATGAGGATCCGCGTGTATCCATGAAATTCCGCCTTTCGCTTCCTTTAGTCAGTATCATATCGTCTTTGCTGTATTTATCCATAAACGACAAAAACTAACAGATCCTGAGCGGGATTTCCGGCACAATAGCGATCGCGACGACGACGATATGCGTATAAGGCTATGAAGTGATTAATATCGGGCAAAGAAGGGACTCTATGTATCGTATTGATATCGCATTTCCGGTCCGTGTCACGCTCACTATTTATACGGAAGCGCCGCCGAACGTAAGCGCGTTAGCGGAGTGGCTCCATACCCATCCGCCTTCCATTCTGGTGTCGTGGGTGGAAGATGCCGGCCAAGGGGCGCCGGGCGTATTGGAGCATCCGAATTTGGCCGAGTGGCTGCGAGATTGGGAACGCGGGTAGAAGACAACTGGTCGGCCTGGCGGAACCTGGCTTTTCAGACATTGCGTTATCCGAAGACTTGAGCGGCCAACGCGTAGAGACCGCGGCGGGGCGGCAAAAGAGCCCCTTGATAGGTCATCAGGGGAGGCTGTGCCACCTTTTTAAAGCCGAGCGGAGGCAGTGTCTTTATCGCCCATTCGGCGTGCTCGTCCGGTACGTCGATTCGCATCGGATTCGAGGTCATAACGGCCACTTTGGCAACCAATTGCGTTGCCGCGGCATCGGTTGGGGCGACGACGGGACCGAGGATCCAATTCGCCGGCCCTTCAAT contains:
- a CDS encoding succinyl-CoA:(R)-citramalate CoA-transferase (PFAM: CoA-transferase family III~COGs: COG1804 acyl-CoA transferase/carnitine dehydratase~InterPro IPR003673~KEGG: rrs:RoseRS_0050 formyl-CoA transferase~PFAM: CoA-transferase family III~PRIAM: Formyl-CoA transferase~SPTR: Formyl-CoA transferase), which translates into the protein MHSSSLSGVRVLELGQMVAAPSASRILADFGADVIKVEPLSGDPLRHWGQLAPSGDSWWWAMQARNKRLVAVNLHTAEGQQIVRDLVPHVDVVIANLRPGRLEQWRLGYEALSEIHPGLIYVSISGFGATGPYRERAGFGNIAEAMGGIRYITGYPDRPPVRTGVSLGDELAALYAVIGTLMALYRRQNDPQGRGDFVDVALTESVMAITEALIPEYVNAGIIQERTGNQLLRAAPSNTYPTRDRKWIAIGANSQGTFTALAGLMGRADLVDDPRFLTNTDRVRHADILDDLIATWTIQHDLADLLTRLEESGVPAGPVMNAKDIVEDPQVKARGFIQFVPGPGGQSVGMGGIVPRMQQGEGAIRWAGGAVGAHTTEVLTELLGVDSAQIERWRQNGIVT
- a CDS encoding major facilitator superfamily MFS_1 (PFAM: Sugar (and other) transporter~InterPro IPR011701~KEGG: bpy:Bphyt_4015 major facilitator superfamily protein~PFAM: Major facilitator superfamily MFS-1~SPTR: Major facilitator superfamily MFS_1), encoding MATQPSTITIADRMNRLPPAGYFRRLVTRVSTGGFFEFYELFMAGAVGAALVHAKVMALSGLAYFVGAGFLGMFFGTSIFGNISDKIGRRQGYVYSLLIYSFFTVLMAFSPNATWIDIFRMLAGFGVGAQLVIIDTYISEMTPASRRGYYIAFSQFITYWAVPVVAFLAYALVPTHFLMSGWRWVVLIGALGSVVVWWIRLGLPESPRWYENQGKVAEAHAVMTHIENEVAKEVGVLPPPQPGAEEKESKGQFREIWKKPYRARTIMLLVFNLFQTIGFYGFASWVPTLLVSEGITLIHSLLYTFVIALFNPLGPIIGMLMSDRWQRKWQIVTVALAIGITGLIFSQMRSPAGIIFFGVIIMLLNNWFSTLFHSYQAELYPTRIRATGVGFTYSWSRLSSALVGFAIVALLKAFGVLGVFAFISFAMAMVAFVIGTFGPKTNRRSLEDISAA
- a CDS encoding hydroxymethylglutaryl-CoA lyase (PFAM: HMGL-like~COGs: COG0119 Isopropylmalate/homocitrate/citramalate synthase~InterPro IPR000891~KEGG: hel:HELO_1133 pyruvate carboxyltransferase~PFAM: Pyruvate carboxyltransferase~PRIAM: Hydroxymethylglutaryl-CoA lyase~SPTR: Hydroxymethylglutaryl-CoA lyase), which translates into the protein MATVRIIDVTPRDGLQDAPGYVPVPDKVQLIQGLLGAGVPAIEVTAFVSPRWSPLIADGEEVLGQLRDHQGEWIALVPNLKGVQRAIRAGVDAVTLVVSASESHNRANLNRSRDETLNLLQDAARLARQQGLRIRGAVSTAFDCPFEGRVALSAVLEVVARYLAMGVDEIILADTLGTATPRLIKERVQAIKAVAPEKTVGLHLHDRRGWGLANVAVAYEYGVQEFEAALGGLGGCPYAPGAAGNLDLERLVEFFEAQGVSTGIAGDRLVEVRQRVLTVIAQGLPAPETSKKMEG
- a CDS encoding transcriptional regulator, IclR family (PFAM: IclR helix-turn-helix domain; Bacterial transcriptional regulator~COGs: COG1414 Transcriptional regulator~InterPro IPR005471:IPR014757~KEGG: gbr:Gbro_3216 transcriptional regulator IclR~PFAM: Transcriptional regulator IclR, C-terminal; Transcriptional regulator IclR, N-terminal~SMART: Transcriptional regulator IclR, N-terminal~SPTR: Transcriptional regulator IclR): MDSHEHISVIDKMAELLDVICRDGSGNPSDLSRRLGIPRTTVHRILQTLVDLKILTSTYEPGPRLLQWAAPAYGQQGLEIIAQESLQRLVGQFHDTASVYIRTGVARVCIGRLEGTEAIHHRVHVGAVLPLHIGSAGRVLLAWLDDETRNRLIQQSIAWSQVSLPRVSPDWRQIRREGWAFTQGERDPVLASVSVPIFDGADHVAAALSISGPSGRFDRPRVLAMVQELQKEAQAIRVRWQSIDPGNLDQEKE
- a CDS encoding hypothetical protein (COGs: COG3964 amidohydrolase~KEGG: sed:SeD_A4812 putative metallo-dependent hydrolase~SPTR: Predicted amidohydrolase) — encoded protein: MGVWRFYGGRSFTHDGRFVENPEWILSVLSDCDRVVHLRPQDIILPGFADFHVHLASPANSLGVLPRQLLATGVLVAGDAGTEGWRTVSRAATSEGLRIKRWLSLLPDGLSRYPMVTRFSGLTDDDWIHWQSLMKERRTEILGVKIRLGQIDEADDVQLLTQGLDLARTLNLPLMVHVTGAWINPVTVLNALRPGDVVTHVYHGRRGTLADGPNVMEALTAAIHKGVWLDLGHGANHFSWRSFRRLTAHQVLPDTISTDMTQRTWGKAPVYDMAHLCSKLWAGGLSWTAIYRAVLTSPLKYLGLSLPADSAVVLRYRSEPVEYPDTEGEVVVATGGWRPQYIIAHGHVVMAREGL